The proteins below come from a single Aquarana catesbeiana isolate 2022-GZ linkage group LG12, ASM4218655v1, whole genome shotgun sequence genomic window:
- the STAU1 gene encoding double-stranded RNA-binding protein Staufen homolog 1 isoform X2, with protein sequence MSQVQNAPAALSGSLLSKKPHSALPQSLGIPPTAIPLPSEHAGRPHQSSALPPSSVTSGNAVAVSSNMANPKEKTPMCLVNELARFNKVQPEYKLLSEQGPAHSKVIRPGRWQDYSLLERVGEDRPNQTFTVQLTLGDQNWEAEGTSIKKAQHAAAAKALEGTKYPKPTARPSRDSITPTVELNALCMKLGRKPIYKPLDPYTGIRSSYSYNMRGGGYSPRYFYPFPMAPMLYQVELCIGGQQFPGKGRTRQAAKHDAAAKALKFLQHEPLPSKPEMNGKASDEENLNKSEISQVFEIALKRNLPVNFEVTKETGPPHMKSFATKVSVGEFVGEGEGKSKKISKKNAAMAVLAELKKLPPLPTVEKMKPRIKKKTKSIVKLPTSPEYGQGMNPISRLAQIQQAKKDKEPEYTLITERGLPRRREFVMQVKVGNQTAEGMGTNKKVAKRKAAENMLELLGFKVPPAPAKPALKNDEKAPMKKPVDGRKVTFFEPGSGEENTNNNKEDEFRMPYHSHQQLPAGILPMVPEVAQAVGANQGLHTKEFNRVAANPAVATVTAMIARELLYAGTSPTADTIMKNNHGPAHTLHGPLTRPSEQLEYLSSVQGIEVEYKDFPKNNKNEFVSLINCSFQPPLISHGVGKEVESCHDMAALNILKLLSEMDQQSPEVPRTGNGPMSVCVKPEMESDSLLKPASSNTLGQTLDNTA encoded by the exons ATGTCACAAGTCCAGAACGCACCCGCCGCCCTCTCAGGGAGCCTGCTGAGCAAGAAGCCGCACTCTGCCCTCCCACAGTCTCTGGGGATCCCGCCCACTGCCATCCCCTTGCCCTCTGAACATGCAGGAAGACCACACCAGAGCTCCGCCCTGCCGCCTTCGTCTGTCACCTCTGGCAATGCTGTTGCAG tcTCTTCTAACATGGCAAACCCCAAAGAGAAAACCCCCATGTGTCTAGTGAATGAATTGGCCCGTTTCAATAAAGTTCAGCCTGAGTACAAACTTCTGAGTGAACAAGGTCCGGCGCACTCCAAG GTGATACGGCCAGGACGCTGGCAGGATTACAGCCTTCTTGAGAGAGTGGGAGAAGATCGCCCAAACCAA ACCTTCACCGTACAGCTCACACTGGGAGACCAGAACTGGGAGGCCGAAGGGACGAGTATTAAAAAAGCTCAACATGCTGCTGCCGCCAAAGCTTTGGAGGGGACTAAATACCCGAAACCTACTGCCCGCCCATCTCGCG ACAGTATAACCCCCACTGTGGAACTGAATGCTTTGTGTATGAAACTAGGCCGGAAACCCATCTATAAACCCCTGGACCCTTATACAGGAATACGTTCCTCGTACAGCTACAACATGCGGGGTGGAGGTTATTCCCCACG GTACTTCTATCCATTCCCCATGGCTCCTATGCTGTACCAAGTCGAGCTTTGTATAGGCGGGCAACAATTTCCTGGTAAAGGTAGAACGCGGCAGGCCGCCAAGCACGACGCAGCTGCTAAAGCTCTGAAGTTCTTACAGCATGAACCCCTACCCAGCAAACCCGAG atgaATGGAAAAGCATCGGATGAAGAAAATTTAAACAAGTCAGAAATAAGCCAAGTGTTTGAAATTGCACTCAAAAGGAACTTACCTGTGAATTTTGAG GTGACCAAGGAAACAGGTCCTCCTCATATGAAGAGCTTTGCCACAAAGGTGTCCGTTGGAGAGTTTGTtggggaaggagaagggaagagTAAAAAGATTTCAAAGAAGAATGCTGCCATGGCCGTCCTTGCTGAGCTGAAGAAACTGCCTCCTCTTCCCACAGTAGAGAAAATGAAACCACGAATCAAAAAGAAAACTAAGTCCATCGTGAAG CTTCCTACCAGTCCGGAGTATGGGCAGGGCATGAACCCCATCAGTAGGCTAGCTCAGATACAACAAGCTAAGAAGGACAAAGAACCTGAATACACCCTCATCACTGAACGAGGCCTACCCCGGCGCCGGGAGTTTGTCATGCAG GTGAAGGTTGGGAATCAGACAGCAGAGGGAATGGGCACCAACAAGAAAGTGGCCAAACGCAAAGCTGCTGAAAACATGTTGGAGCTCCTGGGGTTTAAAGTTCCTCCAGCACCTGCCAAACCGGCCCTGAAGAATGACGAGAAG GCTCCGATGAAGAAACCAGTGGACGGGCGGAAGGTGACATTCTTCGAGCCTGGATCTGGAGAGGAGAATACGAATA ACAATAAAGAAGACGAGTTTCGAATGCCCTATCACAGCCATCAGCAGCTGCCAGCCGGAATTCTACCCATGGTCCCTGAAGTAGCACAAGCTGTAGGGGCCAACCAAGGACTTCACACCAAAGAATTTAATAGGGTGGCTGCAAATCCCGCTGTGGCCACTGTAACCGCAATGATTGCACGAGAACTGCTGTATGCTGGAACTTCCCCGACGGCAGACACAATTATGAAGAATAACCATGGCCCCGCCCACACGCTGCACGGTCCACTCACTCGGCCCTCGGAACAGTTAGAGTACCTGTCCAGCGTGCAGGGAATTGAG GTGGAATATAAAGACTttccaaaaaacaacaaaaacgagTTTGTATCTCTAATAAATTGTTCCTTCCAACCGCCACTAATCAGCCACGGTGTGGGGAAAGAGGTGGAGTCCTGCCATGATATG GCTGCTTTGAATATCTTGAAGCTGCTCTCTGAGATGGACCAACAAAGTCCTGAGGTGCCGAGGACGGGGAATGGACCAATGTCGGT